A portion of the Pithys albifrons albifrons isolate INPA30051 chromosome 1, PitAlb_v1, whole genome shotgun sequence genome contains these proteins:
- the RHNO1 gene encoding RAD9, HUS1, RAD1-interacting nuclear orphan protein 1: protein MPPKKKCTHKARKAELVFVERPQVGPTHCYEAPLPVAQKPRCVPRKPVDWNTSAAWVSPQFETTESVVLKACQKKPRGPHKPQNWDAKHGSLHAGGASRRSIACKFPPLTFENAEGPSGHPLHHPNHSRKDTQHSHSQPNKGTAANSNIQVKGPETCGDPAPQPVEQQVFRPTEVEAPQVPSLTSRRCSNTLAQSTNVWHPEKELAFGTDRCGRGESAAVLVTDTPEHEYGVKVTWRRRPHLMKYLRERGQLSAADILVKASLELSERPASA, encoded by the exons ATGCCTCCAAAGAAGAAATGTACCCACAAGGccaggaaggcagagctggtgttCGTTGAGAGGCCGCAGGTGGGACCCACCCATTGCTATGAAGCTCCTTTGCCTGTGGCTCAGAAGCCCAGATGTGTGCCTAGAAAACCTGTGGACTGGAACACCTCTGCTGCTTGG GTGAGCCCACAATTTGAAACAACTGAGTCAGTGGTGTTGAAAGCTTGCCAGAAAAAGCCTCGTGGTCCACACAAGCCTCAAAATTGGGATGCCAAACATGGTTCCCTTCATGCAGGAGGAGCTTCTCGAAGATCTATAGCCTGCAAATTCCCTCCTTTAACTTTTGAGAATGCAGAAGGACCTTCAGGCCACCCCTTGCATCATCCAAATCACTCAAGGAAGGACACACAGCACTCTCACAGCCAGCCCAACAAAGGGACAGCAGCAAACTCCAACATACAAGTGAAGGGTCCAGAGACCTGTGGGGACCCTGCTCCCCAGCCTGTGGAGCAACAAGTCTTTCGTCCAACAGAGGTGGAGGCTCCACAGGTGCCTTCCCTAACGAGTAGGAGATGCAGCAATACTCTGGCACAAAGCACTAATGTCTGGCATCCAGAGAAAGAGCTGGCATTTGGTACTGACCGCTGTGGGAGAGGAGAGTCGGCAGCAGTGCTGGTTACAGACACTCCCGAGCATGAGTATGGAGTAAAGGTCACTTGGAGACGGCGGCCTCACCTAATGAAGTACCTGCGGGAGCGAGGGCAGCTGAGCGCTGCCGACATCCTGGTGAAGGCAAGCCTCGAGCTGTCGGAGAGACCGGCCAGCGCCTGA